The Shewanella sp. NFH-SH190041 genome has a window encoding:
- a CDS encoding (2Fe-2S)-binding protein, whose amino-acid sequence MPSITIVGADTVFTLSPGSKLTELEPQQNTLPFGCCSAACGTCAIEVVAGMEHLNSKSEEENDVLDNLGENGPNRRLACQCQVTGDVTLLPLG is encoded by the coding sequence ATGCCTAGCATCACCATCGTCGGGGCTGACACCGTATTTACCCTATCACCGGGGAGCAAACTGACAGAACTTGAACCGCAGCAAAATACCCTGCCGTTCGGCTGCTGCTCCGCGGCCTGTGGTACTTGCGCTATCGAAGTTGTGGCGGGTATGGAACACCTCAATAGTAAAAGCGAGGAAGAAAATGATGTATTGGATAATCTGGGGGAAAATGGCCCCAATCGACGCCTAGCTTGCCAATGTCAGGTTACCGGCGATGTCACCCTGTTGCCATTGGGCTAA
- a CDS encoding ABC transporter permease: MPEFLHHTNLKDLWQHHESYLAALIVLLIVALGLGTEDFMTLGNIFDMTVSSAILGIMACGLFVVLIAGGIDISFPATAAIAQYLMASYILANGGNFYLAFEIAAVTGMVLGMLNAALVYFLKVPAIIITIAMLNVYFGLLIYFSNGDWLYGFPDWFMNGVELLKFTGSDGYDYSLNLPILVLLGVIALTALLMGKTRIGRQIYAMGGNSDAAGRIGINLFGLNLFVYGYMGALAGIAAVVQTQITQSVAPNSLMGFELTVLAAVVLGGTSMTGGKGTLLGVVLGVALLAILKNGLTLLGVPSYWHTLVTGLIILFSISITALNEKRQAKQEA; the protein is encoded by the coding sequence ATGCCTGAATTTCTGCATCACACCAACCTGAAAGATCTGTGGCAACACCATGAAAGCTATCTAGCCGCCTTGATTGTGTTACTGATAGTTGCACTGGGGCTGGGCACGGAAGACTTTATGACCTTAGGCAATATCTTTGATATGACCGTCAGCTCCGCCATCCTTGGCATCATGGCCTGCGGCCTGTTTGTGGTGCTGATCGCCGGGGGGATCGATATATCCTTCCCTGCCACGGCGGCCATCGCCCAGTATCTGATGGCCAGTTATATCCTTGCCAATGGCGGCAATTTCTACCTCGCCTTTGAAATTGCCGCTGTCACCGGCATGGTATTGGGCATGCTGAATGCCGCGCTGGTGTATTTCCTCAAAGTGCCCGCCATTATCATCACCATCGCCATGCTGAACGTCTATTTCGGCCTGTTGATCTATTTCAGTAACGGTGACTGGCTGTATGGCTTCCCTGACTGGTTTATGAATGGGGTGGAGCTGCTGAAATTTACCGGCAGTGACGGCTACGACTACAGCCTGAATTTACCCATTCTCGTGCTGCTGGGCGTAATTGCCCTGACGGCGCTACTAATGGGTAAAACCCGCATTGGCCGCCAGATTTACGCCATGGGGGGCAACAGTGATGCCGCGGGCCGTATTGGCATCAATCTATTTGGCCTCAACCTGTTTGTGTATGGCTATATGGGTGCGTTGGCGGGGATTGCCGCAGTCGTGCAAACCCAAATCACCCAGTCGGTGGCACCCAACTCCCTCATGGGCTTTGAGCTAACGGTACTGGCAGCCGTGGTATTGGGTGGCACCAGTATGACAGGTGGCAAAGGCACCCTGTTGGGCGTGGTACTCGGGGTGGCATTATTGGCTATTTTGAAAAACGGTTTGACCCTGCTGGGCGTGCCATCTTACTGGCATACCCTGGTAACAGGTCTCATCATTCTGTTCAGCATCAGTATTACGGCGCTGAATGAAAAACGACAGGCAAAGCAGGAGGCCTGA
- a CDS encoding FGGY-family carbohydrate kinase: MSSYFIGVDVGSGSARAGVFDSCGRKAGEAKRDIQMFKPRADFVEQSSDDIWQCVCMAVRDAVSQANIEPIQVRGIGFDATCSMVVLDKRGQPLTVSPTGRREQNIIMWMDHRAIAQAERINATHHPVLAFVGNTISPEMQTPKLLWLKENMPQTWSKAGYFFDLPDFLTWKATGEDSRSLCSTVCKWTYLGHEGKWDKDYFRTIGLDDLLSDHAHAIGSHIRPMGEAIGNGLTLQAAQELGLVRGTRVGTSIIDAHAGGIGVLGAAGMTGEAADFNRRLALIGGTSSCHMAVAKTAHFIDGVWGAYYSAMIPNYWLNEGGQSATGALIDHVIAAHPYYAQALDQAAAAGQTIYELLNHQLLKLAGNKEDIAFLTRHRHVLPYFHGNRSPRANPHLTGSMTGLTMNRSLEDMALQYLATIQAIALGTRHIIEQMNAAGYAIDTIMGCGGGTKNPVFIQEHANATGCAMLLPEESEAVLLGSAMLGAVAAGCYQDIPDAMNAMSRIGKTVTPQADRSKRFYDAKYRVFQQMYEDDCRYRAMMAEY; encoded by the coding sequence ATGAGCAGCTATTTTATCGGTGTAGACGTAGGCAGCGGCAGTGCCCGAGCCGGCGTATTTGACAGCTGTGGCCGCAAGGCCGGAGAAGCGAAACGGGATATTCAGATGTTTAAACCCCGGGCCGATTTTGTCGAGCAATCGTCAGATGATATCTGGCAATGTGTCTGTATGGCAGTACGCGATGCGGTGTCACAAGCCAATATTGAGCCGATTCAAGTGCGCGGGATCGGTTTTGATGCCACCTGCTCTATGGTGGTGCTAGATAAGCGCGGCCAACCGCTCACTGTTAGCCCCACCGGACGGCGAGAGCAGAACATTATTATGTGGATGGATCACCGCGCGATTGCTCAGGCTGAGCGTATTAATGCCACTCATCACCCGGTGCTGGCATTTGTTGGCAACACCATCTCCCCGGAAATGCAAACGCCCAAGCTACTGTGGTTAAAAGAAAATATGCCACAAACCTGGAGTAAAGCCGGCTATTTTTTCGATCTGCCAGATTTTCTGACCTGGAAAGCAACCGGGGAAGACAGTCGCTCACTGTGTTCCACCGTATGTAAGTGGACCTATTTGGGCCATGAAGGCAAATGGGACAAAGATTATTTCCGCACCATAGGGTTGGATGACTTGCTCAGCGATCATGCTCATGCCATTGGTAGTCATATCCGCCCGATGGGGGAAGCAATCGGCAATGGCCTGACCCTGCAGGCAGCGCAAGAACTGGGGTTGGTAAGAGGTACCCGAGTTGGTACTTCCATTATTGATGCCCATGCTGGCGGTATCGGGGTATTGGGCGCGGCGGGCATGACAGGAGAAGCCGCTGACTTTAACCGCAGATTGGCATTGATTGGCGGGACATCCAGTTGCCATATGGCCGTGGCGAAAACGGCCCACTTTATCGATGGTGTATGGGGTGCCTATTACAGCGCGATGATCCCCAATTACTGGCTAAATGAAGGTGGACAGTCCGCCACCGGCGCCTTAATTGATCATGTGATTGCCGCCCACCCCTATTATGCTCAGGCGCTGGATCAAGCCGCTGCAGCTGGGCAAACCATTTATGAACTGCTGAACCATCAATTACTGAAACTGGCAGGCAACAAAGAGGATATCGCCTTTTTAACCCGCCATCGCCATGTGCTGCCCTATTTCCATGGTAACCGTTCTCCTCGGGCTAACCCGCATCTGACCGGCAGTATGACTGGCCTGACCATGAACCGCTCCTTAGAGGATATGGCGCTACAGTATTTGGCCACCATTCAGGCCATTGCTCTGGGCACCCGGCATATTATCGAGCAGATGAATGCAGCCGGTTACGCCATTGACACCATTATGGGGTGTGGTGGCGGCACCAAAAACCCGGTGTTTATTCAGGAACACGCCAACGCCACTGGCTGCGCCATGTTACTGCCAGAAGAAAGTGAAGCCGTACTGCTAGGCTCTGCCATGCTCGGCGCCGTCGCCGCTGGCTGCTATCAAGATATCCCGGATGCGATGAATGCCATGAGCCGGATTGGCAAAACCGTGACGCCTCAGGCGGATCGCAGCAAGCGCTTCTATGATGCCAAATACCGGGTATTTCAGCAGATGTATGAAGATGATTGTCGCTACCGCGCCATGATGGCGGAGTACTAA
- a CDS encoding HNH endonuclease codes for MLVPNADTQLNFIAYLQRIFVEGDFVATYKFALLHALADICVELSLPKDPQDGLCIPLSLLTEKFIELYWQHSVPYSANGETPILLRQNTGKQSALISQLEGFRLQGVGSLTQLRKHADWHALLVKTQRVLMDGPLWRLQKLAGVDECLLYPHQLNSKREIQLNLGVDYCFRRFHDLVVSMTRAQWLQKIREYPANHAMIGDNGNLENFLFGTNRNSLAKVTEVLRHIQQDNCFYCGKAMREKGQVDHFIPWARYPNDLAHNFVLAHSSCNNNKKAFLAAQCHKDNWFEQNIVQHTDLITTELGRSFTADAHRSTAVTSWAYQLAAANHTQLWLGINQFVGFESTVLV; via the coding sequence ATGTTAGTGCCTAATGCCGATACCCAACTGAATTTTATTGCTTATCTGCAGCGGATTTTTGTTGAGGGTGATTTTGTTGCCACTTATAAATTTGCCCTGTTGCATGCGCTGGCGGATATCTGTGTTGAATTATCGCTACCAAAAGATCCCCAAGATGGACTGTGTATTCCTTTATCACTGTTGACGGAGAAGTTTATTGAGCTTTATTGGCAGCACTCTGTGCCCTATTCCGCTAATGGTGAAACGCCGATATTGCTACGACAAAATACGGGCAAACAATCGGCTTTAATTAGCCAGTTAGAAGGATTTCGTTTACAGGGTGTGGGGAGCTTAACTCAGCTGAGAAAACATGCCGATTGGCATGCACTGTTAGTGAAAACCCAGCGAGTTTTAATGGATGGGCCATTGTGGCGATTGCAGAAATTGGCCGGGGTGGATGAGTGCTTGTTGTATCCCCATCAGTTGAATAGCAAGCGGGAAATTCAGTTAAATCTTGGGGTTGATTATTGTTTTCGGCGATTTCATGACTTAGTAGTCTCCATGACTCGGGCGCAGTGGCTACAGAAAATCCGAGAATATCCGGCTAATCACGCCATGATCGGTGACAATGGTAATTTAGAGAACTTTTTGTTTGGTACTAATCGCAACTCGTTAGCGAAAGTCACTGAGGTATTACGGCATATCCAGCAGGATAACTGTTTTTACTGCGGTAAAGCGATGCGCGAAAAAGGCCAAGTGGATCATTTTATTCCTTGGGCTCGCTATCCCAATGATTTAGCCCACAACTTTGTATTAGCCCATAGCTCTTGTAATAACAATAAAAAGGCTTTCTTGGCTGCTCAGTGCCATAAAGACAACTGGTTTGAGCAGAATATTGTGCAGCATACTGATTTAATTACTACCGAACTGGGCCGCAGCTTTACTGCTGATGCTCATCGTTCCACCGCTGTAACTAGCTGGGCTTATCAACTCGCCGCCGCAAACCACACTCAGCTTTGGCTTGGTATTAATCAGTTTGTTGGATTTGAATCCACCGTTCTTGTTTAG
- a CDS encoding autoinducer 2 ABC transporter substrate-binding protein, whose product MKKSLFKVAALSLALLTAGVTAKDYEIVNVVKVSGIPWFNQMNKGVEQAAADLGVNARQVGPSTPDPAQQVKIIEDLIAKGVDAITVVPNDVTVLEPVFEKARAKGIVVLTHESPDKHNADWDIETLDNAAYAKATMDELAKHMGGKGGYAIYVGSLTVPLHNNWADLAIAYQKQAYPEMYEVTSRMPVAESVDASYAATNDLMKAHPDMKGIISYGSLGLIGAGEAIKKKRAKNKIDTVGILMPSQAAPYLMRGEIDKGFLWNPADAGYALVSVAKLMLDGQQIKDGLTIKNLGKAEVNPDTRVIKFNKILEVDKSNARSLGF is encoded by the coding sequence GTGAAAAAGTCCCTCTTTAAAGTAGCGGCACTGTCGCTGGCATTGCTTACTGCTGGCGTCACCGCCAAGGATTACGAAATCGTTAACGTGGTAAAAGTGTCCGGTATTCCTTGGTTTAACCAAATGAATAAAGGGGTTGAGCAGGCTGCGGCTGATCTCGGTGTTAATGCCCGTCAAGTGGGGCCATCTACCCCAGACCCAGCCCAGCAGGTCAAAATTATTGAAGATTTGATCGCCAAGGGTGTAGATGCCATCACAGTAGTGCCCAATGATGTCACCGTATTGGAGCCCGTATTTGAAAAAGCCCGCGCCAAGGGCATTGTGGTGCTGACCCATGAATCGCCAGATAAACACAACGCCGACTGGGATATTGAAACCTTGGATAACGCCGCGTACGCCAAGGCAACCATGGATGAGCTGGCCAAGCATATGGGAGGCAAAGGGGGATACGCCATTTATGTCGGCTCCCTGACAGTACCGCTGCATAATAACTGGGCCGATCTCGCTATCGCTTACCAAAAGCAGGCTTACCCGGAGATGTACGAAGTCACCAGTCGGATGCCAGTGGCTGAAAGTGTTGATGCTTCCTACGCCGCCACCAATGATCTGATGAAAGCCCACCCGGATATGAAAGGCATAATCTCCTATGGCTCTCTGGGGTTGATCGGGGCCGGTGAAGCCATCAAGAAAAAACGCGCTAAAAACAAGATTGATACTGTAGGTATTTTGATGCCAAGTCAGGCAGCCCCATATCTGATGCGTGGTGAAATTGATAAAGGCTTCCTGTGGAATCCGGCCGATGCAGGCTATGCCCTGGTATCCGTTGCCAAGTTGATGCTGGATGGGCAACAAATCAAAGACGGCCTAACCATCAAAAACCTTGGCAAAGCCGAAGTCAATCCTGATACCCGAGTGATTAAATTCAATAAGATCTTGGAAGTGGATAAATCCAACGCCCGTAGCTTGGGCTTCTAA
- a CDS encoding restriction endonuclease produces MRIAVGDILRYKKVICSENLYEDGCLNFHFLTKMPVVKGLQLEKGINASSAIQSADFGKVRPVILVASSPNKKGSAETPWEDFFDVDNGHIRYFGDNKLPGKDPAMAPGNKALLEAFCLAHSHDPKQRLMTPPILFFQRVTVNGISKGFPKFMGFGVINSVDLVTQWDNDKQRSFTNYAFDFTVLTLELEHERFDFSWINERRRSGFSLQDTNAKAPSSWKSWLQLGSNSLDNLRRRVSKLKVVKAGEQRPQQGTRQYQTLKSVYDFYADKKHNFEALAELIAERVIGQDMGIYRRGWITQGSSDGGADFVGKVVLGSGFSKVELIVLGQAKCEKLDSPTGGNHIARTVARLKRGWLGVYVTTSYFSESVQREVIEDNYPIVLIHGKRIAEELSQLLHESETANTVNELLNEIDAQYASRIRRRRPDEVLASNI; encoded by the coding sequence ATGCGTATAGCGGTAGGTGATATTCTAAGGTATAAGAAAGTAATTTGTAGTGAGAATCTTTATGAGGATGGTTGTTTAAATTTCCACTTTCTTACCAAAATGCCTGTGGTGAAAGGGTTGCAGTTGGAAAAAGGAATTAATGCCTCGTCAGCAATTCAAAGCGCAGATTTTGGTAAAGTTAGACCCGTAATTTTAGTTGCCAGTAGTCCGAATAAAAAAGGGAGTGCAGAGACTCCTTGGGAAGATTTTTTTGATGTAGATAACGGGCATATTCGTTATTTTGGTGATAATAAATTACCTGGGAAAGATCCTGCGATGGCTCCAGGAAATAAAGCTTTACTTGAAGCCTTTTGCTTAGCTCATTCTCATGATCCCAAACAACGCTTAATGACACCTCCAATATTGTTTTTCCAACGTGTGACTGTTAATGGTATCTCAAAAGGGTTTCCAAAATTTATGGGATTTGGGGTTATCAACAGTGTGGACTTGGTGACTCAGTGGGACAACGATAAGCAGCGTTCCTTTACCAACTATGCCTTTGATTTTACCGTATTAACCTTGGAGCTGGAGCACGAACGCTTTGATTTTTCGTGGATAAATGAGCGTCGCCGCTCAGGTTTTTCATTACAAGATACAAACGCCAAGGCACCCTCAAGCTGGAAATCATGGCTTCAGCTTGGTAGCAATTCTTTGGATAATTTGCGCCGCCGCGTCTCCAAACTAAAAGTTGTAAAAGCTGGTGAGCAGCGGCCGCAGCAGGGAACAAGACAGTATCAGACTTTAAAGTCTGTTTATGATTTCTATGCAGATAAAAAACATAACTTTGAAGCTTTAGCGGAACTAATTGCTGAGCGGGTTATCGGTCAAGACATGGGAATATATCGGCGGGGATGGATCACGCAAGGTAGCAGTGATGGCGGTGCAGATTTTGTGGGGAAGGTGGTGTTAGGGAGTGGTTTTTCGAAGGTTGAACTAATTGTGCTTGGGCAAGCTAAGTGTGAGAAATTAGATTCGCCTACAGGAGGAAACCACATTGCAAGAACCGTTGCTCGATTAAAACGTGGTTGGCTTGGAGTGTATGTCACTACAAGCTATTTTTCTGAGAGTGTACAGCGTGAAGTCATAGAGGATAATTATCCGATAGTGTTGATTCATGGTAAGCGGATCGCAGAAGAGTTGAGCCAGCTTCTTCATGAGAGTGAGACTGCCAATACTGTTAATGAATTACTTAATGAGATAGATGCCCAGTATGCCTCACGAATTCGACGTAGAAGGCCAGATGAAGTTTTGGCAAGTAATATATAA
- a CDS encoding ABC transporter permease: MDALMNSLKLPSDKNIRYLLVILAAIMVLMACTSGTTFFSLANLQSMSSQMPLLGVLALAMAVCMLTGGINLSIIATTNACALVMAGIITQHPDSLGMLMVALAAGLATAVVVGLANGLLIAWIGVSPILATLGMMTFINGLNVLISGGSVIAGFPDALLTLGNGTVLGIPMPLLLFALFAFGLWLILEHTPLGRTIYLIGSNETASRFSGINTRRSLIAVYVISSVLCWVAALIMMAKFNSAKAGYGESYLLVAILAAVLGGINPDGGFGRIIGICLALVVLQTLESGLNLLGVSSYLTMALWGGILILFIALQMPTAKK, translated from the coding sequence ATGGACGCGCTAATGAATTCCCTCAAACTGCCCAGTGATAAAAATATTCGCTATCTGCTGGTGATCTTAGCCGCCATTATGGTGTTGATGGCCTGCACATCTGGCACCACCTTTTTCTCGCTGGCTAATTTGCAGTCCATGTCATCCCAGATGCCACTGCTGGGCGTACTGGCGTTAGCCATGGCGGTTTGTATGCTCACGGGCGGCATTAACCTGTCTATTATCGCCACTACCAATGCCTGCGCCCTAGTTATGGCAGGCATTATTACCCAGCACCCTGACAGCCTTGGCATGTTGATGGTGGCGCTGGCGGCGGGGCTGGCAACCGCCGTAGTCGTAGGGTTAGCCAATGGCCTGCTGATCGCTTGGATTGGTGTTTCTCCCATTTTGGCAACGCTGGGGATGATGACCTTTATCAATGGCCTCAATGTGCTGATTTCCGGCGGCAGTGTGATTGCCGGCTTCCCGGATGCCCTGCTCACCCTGGGCAATGGCACCGTACTGGGGATCCCCATGCCACTTCTGCTATTTGCCCTGTTTGCCTTTGGTTTGTGGCTGATCCTGGAACACACCCCGCTAGGCCGCACTATTTATTTGATCGGCTCCAATGAAACCGCCAGTCGCTTTAGCGGTATCAATACCCGTCGCAGCCTGATCGCTGTCTATGTCATCTCTTCAGTACTGTGCTGGGTCGCGGCGCTGATCATGATGGCAAAGTTCAATTCTGCCAAAGCCGGTTATGGCGAGTCCTACCTGCTGGTCGCGATTCTGGCCGCCGTGCTGGGTGGCATTAATCCTGACGGTGGTTTTGGCCGCATTATCGGCATCTGTCTGGCGCTGGTTGTGCTGCAGACGCTGGAAAGTGGCCTTAACCTGCTGGGCGTTTCCAGTTATCTGACCATGGCACTGTGGGGCGGCATCCTTATTCTCTTTATTGCCCTACAGATGCCCACAGCAAAAAAATGA
- a CDS encoding class I SAM-dependent methyltransferase — protein sequence MPIAFYRQHAAALAAQYQSLSFEQVHAGWQDLLSQLVVFDNGFKVLDVGAGAGRDAAALALCYPGCNVIAVEPVAELAKFGQQFTADLAVKWLTDSLPQLSSLTPFAGQFHLILLSAVWMHLAPHDRATAMARLATLLHPEGMLVISLRFGQTAFDKQQRQMFDVSVTEVCELAALHGLSLLRHCDNGKDALARDHLSWQTLVLTSAQGMLGGAQC from the coding sequence ATGCCGATTGCTTTTTATCGCCAGCATGCAGCAGCGCTGGCAGCTCAATATCAGTCTCTTAGTTTTGAGCAGGTGCATGCCGGTTGGCAAGATCTACTTTCTCAATTAGTTGTGTTTGATAATGGTTTCAAGGTGTTGGATGTTGGTGCGGGTGCAGGCCGGGATGCCGCGGCATTAGCCCTGTGTTATCCCGGTTGTAACGTGATTGCAGTTGAGCCTGTGGCTGAACTGGCAAAGTTTGGTCAGCAATTTACAGCTGACTTAGCGGTTAAATGGCTGACAGACAGTTTGCCGCAGTTGTCATCGTTGACGCCGTTTGCAGGGCAATTTCACCTTATTTTACTCAGTGCAGTATGGATGCATTTAGCCCCACATGACCGAGCGACGGCAATGGCGCGGTTAGCGACATTGTTGCATCCTGAAGGAATGCTGGTGATATCGCTGCGCTTTGGTCAGACTGCATTTGATAAACAGCAGCGGCAGATGTTTGATGTCAGCGTTACTGAGGTGTGTGAGCTGGCCGCGTTGCATGGCCTGAGCCTGCTAAGGCACTGTGATAATGGCAAAGATGCACTAGCGCGGGATCATCTCAGCTGGCAGACGCTAGTGCTGACATCAGCGCAAGGCATGCTAGGAGGCGCTCAATGTTAG
- a CDS encoding sugar ABC transporter ATP-binding protein — translation MSNAFITLNNVSKHFGPVKALSNINLSFNRGEVHCLAGKNGCGKSTLFKVISGVHAPEKGAEIIIDGKRYSRLTPQQSIDHGIQVIYQDLSLFPNLTVYENIAIQDHMQWHKGFVRTSRLKDIARHAMARVGVSLPLEKRVAQLSIAQCQLVAICRAMAADAKLVIMDEPTASLTRTEVNNLIKVVADLKARGITVVFVSHKLDEVMEISDRITVIRDGKSVGTFDADSVDSDELAFLMTGQRFEFTPIGAFTPKADGSDIRLSTSKLTRQGQFYDIDLILRAGEIVSITGLLGSGRSELCLSLFGMTRPDRGAISINGEQVYLRNNRDAIAHGIGYVTEDRMTTGLVMNQSISDNTTAAILPQLSRHGLLDHRRARDTVQNLIRSLAIKVSDPALPVTSLSGGNAQRIAIAKWIAANPSVLILDAPTVGVDIANKESIYQIARDLAAGGMAILMISDEIPEVFYNSHRVLVMKEGRFTHEFNPSHCSEQDIMEAVNA, via the coding sequence ATGTCCAATGCATTTATCACACTCAACAATGTGTCCAAGCATTTCGGCCCTGTTAAAGCCCTGAGCAACATTAACCTCAGCTTTAATCGTGGAGAAGTTCACTGCCTGGCCGGTAAAAACGGCTGTGGGAAAAGCACCCTGTTTAAGGTGATTTCCGGCGTACACGCTCCGGAGAAAGGGGCTGAAATTATAATTGATGGCAAACGTTATAGCCGCCTCACGCCCCAACAATCCATTGATCACGGCATTCAGGTGATCTATCAGGATCTGTCTCTGTTTCCCAATTTGACCGTGTATGAAAATATCGCCATTCAAGATCATATGCAGTGGCATAAAGGCTTTGTCCGCACCAGTCGATTGAAAGACATTGCCCGCCACGCCATGGCACGTGTGGGCGTATCGCTGCCATTGGAAAAACGCGTGGCGCAACTGTCCATCGCCCAGTGCCAACTGGTTGCCATTTGCCGAGCGATGGCGGCGGATGCCAAGCTGGTCATTATGGATGAACCGACCGCCTCACTGACCCGTACCGAGGTCAACAATCTAATTAAAGTGGTGGCCGATCTAAAAGCCCGGGGCATTACCGTGGTCTTTGTCAGCCATAAATTAGATGAGGTGATGGAGATTTCAGACCGCATTACCGTGATCCGCGATGGCAAATCTGTCGGCACCTTTGACGCCGACAGTGTCGACAGTGATGAACTGGCCTTTTTAATGACAGGTCAGCGGTTTGAATTTACGCCCATAGGCGCATTCACACCGAAAGCCGATGGCAGTGATATCCGGCTGTCCACCAGCAAGCTGACGCGTCAGGGGCAATTTTATGATATCGACCTGATACTGCGAGCAGGAGAGATAGTCTCTATCACAGGGCTGCTGGGCTCAGGCCGCAGTGAGCTGTGCCTGTCACTGTTTGGTATGACCCGGCCAGATCGCGGTGCCATCAGCATTAACGGGGAGCAGGTCTATCTGCGTAATAACCGCGATGCCATTGCCCATGGCATAGGTTATGTCACGGAAGACAGGATGACCACAGGGCTGGTAATGAACCAGAGCATCAGTGATAACACCACTGCCGCCATTTTGCCGCAGCTTAGCCGCCACGGGCTGCTGGATCATCGCCGCGCCCGTGACACAGTGCAAAATCTGATCCGTTCACTGGCCATTAAGGTGTCAGATCCCGCCTTACCGGTCACCAGTCTGTCTGGCGGTAATGCCCAGCGGATTGCCATTGCCAAATGGATTGCCGCCAACCCCAGCGTCCTTATCCTGGACGCCCCAACTGTGGGGGTGGATATCGCCAACAAAGAAAGTATTTACCAAATCGCGCGGGATCTAGCTGCAGGCGGCATGGCAATCTTGATGATCAGTGATGAAATTCCAGAAGTCTTTTACAACAGCCACCGGGTTCTCGTGATGAAAGAGGGGCGCTTTACCCATGAATTCAACCCAAGCCACTGCAGTGAGCAAGACATTATGGAGGCGGTCAATGCCTGA
- the yjjG gene encoding pyrimidine 5'-nucleotidase produces MPYDWILFDADETLFHFDAPRGLTLMFARHGVEFTPDDYEAFQAVNYPLWDDYNAGRIDAYTLKTTRFNHWGTRLGISTEQLQLDYMQAMADISTTLPGVDAMLQSLQGQVRLGIITNGFTELQQARLVQTGLDNVFDLMVISEQVGAAKPDLAIFKHALGKMANTVPQRVLMVGDNLQTDIRGGINAGMHTCWYNAAGVDGNSAINPTVTVSHHEQLRQWLLAGGPQQDAAN; encoded by the coding sequence ATGCCTTACGATTGGATTTTGTTTGATGCCGATGAAACCCTGTTCCATTTTGATGCGCCCCGTGGGCTGACATTGATGTTTGCCCGGCACGGGGTGGAGTTTACCCCGGATGATTATGAGGCTTTTCAGGCTGTTAACTATCCACTATGGGATGATTACAATGCTGGGCGCATCGACGCTTACACCCTGAAAACCACCCGCTTTAACCACTGGGGCACACGATTAGGGATCAGCACTGAGCAGTTGCAGCTGGATTATATGCAAGCGATGGCAGATATCAGTACAACCCTGCCGGGCGTTGATGCCATGCTGCAGTCGTTACAGGGCCAGGTGCGATTAGGGATTATCACCAATGGCTTTACTGAGCTGCAACAGGCTAGATTGGTTCAAACCGGCTTAGATAACGTATTTGATCTTATGGTGATTTCAGAGCAGGTGGGCGCAGCAAAACCGGATCTGGCTATTTTTAAACATGCCCTAGGCAAAATGGCGAACACAGTACCGCAGCGGGTATTGATGGTGGGAGATAATCTGCAAACAGATATTCGCGGTGGCATCAATGCGGGTATGCATACCTGTTGGTATAACGCTGCTGGCGTAGATGGCAATAGCGCTATTAATCCGACAGTGACAGTGTCACACCATGAGCAGTTGCGTCAGTGGCTGCTTGCTGGTGGCCCTCAGCAAGATGCCGCAAACTAA